A part of Arachis hypogaea cultivar Tifrunner chromosome 12, arahy.Tifrunner.gnm2.J5K5, whole genome shotgun sequence genomic DNA contains:
- the LOC112727819 gene encoding uncharacterized protein — protein MELRSCGQLHFIQAINGGLVTKVLNITCGRPRLSFKDVKDIYDGFSFNHNAAKVERSCIDALEEVTVKSESDSSESSPNDDDDMLIINLVEDDSDNFTLNQIKQRCKTRKRKQKQSTDPAKGKIKVEASPLLDDHKKKQIAMDDSDFMETLGSWRSKQSKKAKKRNCIKDPISTSTQEIIPVVKAEDVLHDEVSPPVSGVSTALVEVKFEVPESDCMDRPDDYFCIVAKEGIEITDEWNLENQFNYDCKEHADLIPLRIEWPFNMDNVMSDSDLNNDQSPNFPAIEFKSAEGIIHPDPNCIPKLEASLVEDQNSDTSDYQPDGDSNTKVILRIEANNEGLDPLVPGSRDDNASPCDGCKDDESTAGAEVQAKPTSTSEHGLNPGESLVCVSDDSSQCEEKESFSLEHDDEKRYINDEATDELNSWEEHEDCSKVHRPERLLSTRKTISPTSQEKLCKAMESVHLIQKNNLMHSSCKGKLQYGEQTNKSDADEGLNDNMRPGFTDSPDKIIITPKTSKRGSQPKGIFKSPSRPANRIGFNSVQSCSKSAIAFSQQQMHDVECLTMKLTKELKSMKEIVDDMLRSEFCLNTSLRYKVNEARMAVKNATRAEEAAKRCLSFMARDCNRFCKIMKLSEGGPPAAQEVVRKERKKIAFADEAGGRLCEVKLFEDDVVSLPDSN, from the exons ATGGAGCTGCGGAGTTGTGGCCAACTGCATTTCATCCAGGCTATTAATGGTGGTTTAGTTACAAAAGTCCTCAATATTACCTGTGGGCGACCAAGACTTTCATTTAAAGATGTCAAAGACATATATGATGGCTTCTCCTTTAATCATAATGCTGCAAAAGTTGAAAGATCTTGCATTGATGCATTGGAGGAAGTAACAGTGAAAAGTGAATCAGATTCTTCAGAAAGTAGtcctaatgatgatgatgatatgctGATAATCAACTTGGTCGAGGATGATTCTGACAATTTTACGCTAAACCAAATTAAACAAAGGTGCAAAACAaggaagagaaaacaaaaacaaagtacTGACCCGGCTAAAGGTAAAATTAAAGTTGAAGCCTCACCATTGCTGGATGATCACAAGAAAAAGCAAATCGCAATGGATGATTCTGATTTCATGGAGACTCTCGGTAGCTGGAGATCTAAACAATCAAAGAAGGCCAAGAAGAGAAATTGCATTAAAGACCCAATCTCTACTTCTACCCAAGAGATTATTCCAGTTGTCAAGGCTGAAGACGTCCTACATGATGAGGTGTCCCCACCCGTCAGTGGCGTTTCAACTGCTCTTGTTGAAGTGAAATTTGAGGTTCCTGAAAGTGATTGTATGGACAGGCCAGATGACTATTTTTGCATAGTAGCGAAAGAAGGGATAGAGATAACTGATGAATGGAATTTGGAGAATCAATTCAATTATGACTGTAAAGAGCATGCTGATCTTATTCCATTACGGATTGAATGGCCATTTAATATGGATAACGTTATGAGTGATTCAGACCTAAACAATGACCAGTCTCCAAACTTTCCAGCAATAGAATTCAAGAGTGCTGAAGGTATCATTCATCCAGATCCCAATTGCATCCCCAAACTGGAAGCATCTTTGGTTGAAGATCAAAACTCTGATACTTCGGATTATCAACCTGATGGTGACAGTAACACCAAAGTTATACTACGCATTGAGGCCAATAATGAAGGCCTTGACCCCCTGGTTCCAGGGTCTAGAGATGATAATGCTTCCCCATGTGACGGCTGTAAAGATGATGAGTCTACAGCTGGTGCTGAGGTTCAGGCAAAACCCACCTCTACTAGTGAACATGGCCTCAATCCTGGTGAGTCTTTGGTGTGTGTCTCAGACGATTCATCTCAATGTGAGGAGAAGGAATCATTTTCTTTGGAACATGATGATGAGAAGAGATATATCAATGATGAGGCTACTGATGAATTGAATTCTTGGGAAGAACATGAAGATTGCTCAAAGGTGCATCGTCCTGAAAGGCTGTTATCAACCAGAAAG ACCATTTCACCCACTTCCCAGGAAAAGCTTTGTAAAGCCATGGAGTCCGTACATCTAATTCAGAAAAACAATCTGA TGCATTCAAGTTGCAAGGGTAAACTACAATATGGTGAGCAGACTAATAAGAGTGATGCTGATGAAGGGCTTAATGATAATATGAGACCAGGATTTACTGATAGCCCCGACAAAATTATTATTACTCCTAAGACCTCTAAAAGAGGTTCCCAGCCTAAAGGGATTTTCAAGAGTCCTTCTCGCCCGGCCAACCGCATAGGGTTTAACTCTGTTCAGAGTTGCTCTAAGAGTGCCATAGCATTTTCACAGCAGCAGATGCACGATGTAGAATGTTTGACAATGAAACTCACAAAGGAATTGAAGTCAATGAAGGAAATTGTGGATGACATGTTACGATCTGAGTTCTGTCTAAATACATCACTGAGATATAAAGTAAATGAG GCAAGAATGGCTGTTAAAAATGCCACAAGAGCTGAAGAAGCTGCAAAACGATGCTTGTCTTTCATGGCAAGGGATTGCAACCGTTTCTGTAAGATAATG AAATTAAGTGAAGGTGGCCCTCCAGCAGCCCAAGAGGTAGTgcgaaaagaaaggaaaaagataGCATTTGCCGATGAAGCAGGTGGAAGATTGTGCGAGGTCAAGCTCTTTGAGGATGATGTGGTGTCTTTGCCAGATTCCAACTGA